A stretch of the Deinococcus aestuarii genome encodes the following:
- a CDS encoding GH1 family beta-glucosidase, whose translation MTVSETQSLRKTDFPADFAWGTATAAYQIEGAVAEDGRSPSIWDTFSHTPGKVKAGENGDVACDHYHRWEEDLGLMRALGLNAYRFSVAWPRVVPGGRGEVNARGLDFYDRLTDGLLARGVDPYVTLYHWDLPQVLQDAGGWANRNTAYAFAEYADAVAGRLGDRVRGWITHNEPWCAAFLGNVVGIHAPGGQDLATGLLASHHLLLSHGLAVERVRARVPDARVGITLILGPQQPATDRPEDVAAARRGDGFLNRWFLDPVYGRGYPADMLDLYRPHAPAFEEAIQPGDLETIAARTDFLGVNYYQRSVVEHAPGERGLMDTRQLRPEGEYTAFDWEVYPDGLREILVRVHQDYAPPVLYVTENGAAYDDRPTPDGQIHDEARRRYIERHLAACRDAIRAGVPLKGYFAWSLLDNFEWAEGYSKRFGLVRVDYGTGRRTVKASGEWYGRLARGEEG comes from the coding sequence GTGACCGTGAGCGAGACCCAGAGCCTCCGTAAGACCGACTTCCCCGCCGACTTCGCCTGGGGCACGGCGACCGCCGCCTACCAGATCGAGGGGGCGGTGGCCGAGGACGGGCGCAGCCCGAGCATCTGGGACACCTTCAGCCACACGCCGGGCAAGGTCAAGGCGGGCGAGAACGGCGACGTGGCCTGCGACCACTACCACCGCTGGGAGGAAGACCTGGGGCTGATGCGGGCGCTGGGGCTGAACGCCTACCGCTTCTCGGTCGCGTGGCCGCGCGTGGTGCCGGGCGGGCGGGGCGAGGTGAACGCCCGGGGACTCGACTTCTACGACCGCCTCACCGACGGGCTGCTCGCGCGGGGCGTGGACCCGTACGTGACGCTGTACCACTGGGACCTGCCGCAGGTGTTGCAGGACGCGGGCGGGTGGGCGAACCGCAACACGGCGTACGCCTTCGCCGAGTACGCGGACGCGGTGGCGGGTCGGCTCGGCGACCGGGTAAGGGGCTGGATCACCCACAACGAGCCGTGGTGCGCGGCCTTTCTGGGAAATGTGGTGGGCATCCACGCGCCGGGGGGGCAGGACCTGGCGACGGGCCTGCTCGCCTCCCACCACCTGCTGCTGTCGCACGGGCTGGCGGTGGAGAGGGTCCGGGCGCGGGTGCCGGACGCCCGGGTGGGCATCACCCTGATCCTGGGGCCACAGCAGCCCGCTACCGACCGGCCCGAGGACGTGGCCGCCGCCCGGCGCGGGGACGGGTTCCTCAACCGCTGGTTTCTCGACCCGGTGTACGGGCGGGGGTATCCGGCGGACATGCTGGACCTGTACCGCCCGCACGCCCCGGCCTTCGAGGAAGCGATCCAGCCGGGTGACCTGGAAACCATCGCCGCGCGGACCGACTTTCTCGGCGTGAACTACTACCAGCGCAGCGTGGTGGAGCACGCGCCCGGCGAGCGCGGTCTCATGGACACGCGCCAGCTTCGCCCGGAGGGGGAATACACGGCCTTCGACTGGGAGGTGTACCCGGACGGCCTGCGCGAGATTCTGGTGCGGGTCCACCAGGACTACGCCCCGCCCGTGCTGTACGTCACCGAGAACGGCGCGGCCTATGACGACCGCCCCACGCCGGACGGCCAAATTCACGACGAGGCCCGCCGCCGCTACATTGAGCGCCACCTCGCCGCCTGCCGGGACGCGATTCGGGCAGGCGTTCCCCTGAAGGGCTACTTCGCCTGGAGCCTGCTCGACAACTTCGAGTGGGCCGAGGGATACAGCAAACGCTTCGGGCTGGTGCGGGTGGACTACGGCACCGGGCGGCGCACCGTGAAGGCCAGCGGCGAGTGGTACGGCAGGCTGGCCCGGGGGGAGGAGGGGTAG
- a CDS encoding ABC transporter ATP-binding protein → MLSPATSTGLSLGAALEARGLTKVFKVGRAGKSVTAVNHVDLTIGRGEVLGLVGESGSGKSTVARLIGHLHEPTSGTMRLAGEEVPLRMGGARLRRFRKHVQMIFQDPYGSLNGLHTIGYILSRPLRLHGLARGRDVGEQVNALLDRVGLSPGASYAVKKPHELSGGQRQRVVIARALAARPELILADEPTSALDVSIRLDIMNLLLDLRDQEGLSMLFITHDLAGARYMADRIAVMYTGHIVEVGPAGRVIDHPQMPYTQLLKSAAPKPEEGLHPERVEARGEVPDLTNLPPGCPFEPRCPHARPVCREGLPKMYDVGPGHQARCILHDPVLAAQPPLHPQPPAQPEVTA, encoded by the coding sequence ATGCTCTCGCCAGCGACTAGCACGGGCCTGAGCCTCGGGGCGGCCCTGGAGGCGCGCGGCCTCACCAAGGTCTTCAAGGTGGGGCGCGCGGGCAAGAGCGTCACCGCCGTCAACCACGTGGACCTCACCATCGGGCGCGGCGAGGTGCTGGGCCTCGTCGGCGAGTCGGGCTCGGGCAAGAGCACGGTCGCCCGACTGATCGGCCACCTCCACGAGCCGACCTCGGGGACCATGCGCTTGGCCGGTGAGGAGGTGCCGCTGCGGATGGGCGGCGCGCGGCTGAGGAGATTTCGCAAGCACGTCCAGATGATCTTTCAGGACCCCTACGGCAGCCTCAACGGCCTGCACACGATTGGCTACATCCTGTCGCGCCCGCTGAGACTGCACGGGCTGGCGCGGGGGCGGGACGTGGGCGAGCAGGTCAACGCCCTCCTCGACCGGGTGGGCCTCTCACCGGGGGCGAGCTACGCCGTCAAGAAGCCACACGAGCTGAGCGGCGGGCAGCGGCAGCGGGTGGTGATCGCCCGGGCGCTGGCCGCGCGGCCCGAGCTGATCCTCGCGGACGAGCCGACCTCGGCGCTCGACGTGTCCATCCGCCTCGACATCATGAACCTGCTGCTCGACCTGCGCGACCAGGAGGGGCTCTCGATGCTGTTCATCACCCACGACCTCGCGGGGGCGCGGTACATGGCCGACCGCATCGCGGTGATGTACACCGGGCACATCGTGGAGGTCGGTCCGGCGGGGCGGGTGATCGACCACCCGCAGATGCCGTACACGCAACTGCTCAAGAGTGCGGCTCCCAAGCCCGAGGAGGGCCTGCACCCCGAGCGCGTCGAGGCGCGGGGAGAGGTCCCCGACCTGACGAACCTGCCGCCCGGCTGCCCCTTCGAGCCGAGGTGCCCACACGCCCGGCCCGTGTGCCGCGAGGGCCTGCCGAAGATGTACGACGTGGGCCCCGGCCACCAGGCGCGCTGCATCCTGCACGACCCCGTACTGGCCGCCCAGCCTCCCCTCCACCCCCAGCCCCCAGCCCAACCCGAGGTGACCGCGTGA
- a CDS encoding dipeptide/oligopeptide/nickel ABC transporter permease/ATP-binding protein, with product MTVIPVNRTPRPRFNPRGLRFVLRSPRAAAGAAILLLLLLMGLFAPLLTPYDPTSLEFGTWLKPSAAHPLGTTALGQDILAQLLYGARLTLLIGFASGLVATAIGTTLGIAAAYFGGRTDEIINTVVNVFLVLPGLPLLIVAGAFLRGGGVWPIILVISLTGWAFGARVLRGQALALRGRDFVQAAVATGEGPGRIIFAEMLPNLAGLIMANFFSTALYAILAEASLSFIGVGDVGKITWGTMLYWAQARGALLQGAWWWFAWPGLGIALLGTACALLNFGIDEITNPKANHANKATKVLRRGKGPKVAAPPSADTLLSIRHLDAGYVTPLGPVRAVRDVSLDVKRGEFVGLAGESGCGKSTLAFAATRLLDPPGAVFGGEAVLDGKDLLALSPEELRRVRWKDYSLVFQASMNILNPVIKIREQVYDAMQAHGVKDKGKLEARAKELFRLVGIRESYLDAYPHQLSGGMKQRVVIAIALALEPKLVVMDEPTTALDVVVQRQILQEIDEVRRELGIAIIFITHDLSLLVEMSDRIAIMYAGEIVEEAPAADIYRQPKHPYTRRLMTAFPPLSGERERREGIPGRPPPLNLELTGCPFYDRCPSRMPGTCDVHKPASVEVEAGHRVACFLHSPAVKETGPQEGGHALASD from the coding sequence GTGACCGTCATCCCCGTCAACCGCACGCCCAGGCCGCGGTTCAATCCGCGTGGCCTGCGCTTCGTGCTGCGCTCGCCGCGCGCCGCCGCGGGGGCGGCCATCCTGCTGCTGCTGCTGCTGATGGGCCTCTTCGCCCCGCTGCTCACCCCCTACGACCCGACCTCGCTGGAGTTCGGGACGTGGCTCAAACCCTCGGCGGCGCACCCGCTGGGCACGACCGCGCTCGGGCAGGACATCCTGGCGCAACTGCTGTACGGGGCGAGGCTCACGCTGCTGATCGGCTTCGCCTCCGGGCTGGTGGCAACCGCCATCGGCACGACCCTGGGCATCGCCGCCGCCTACTTCGGGGGGCGCACCGACGAGATCATCAACACGGTCGTCAACGTCTTTCTGGTGCTGCCGGGGCTGCCCCTATTGATCGTGGCGGGGGCGTTCCTGCGCGGCGGCGGGGTGTGGCCGATCATCCTGGTGATCTCGCTGACGGGCTGGGCCTTCGGGGCGCGGGTGCTGCGCGGGCAGGCGCTGGCGCTGCGGGGGCGCGACTTCGTGCAGGCCGCCGTCGCCACCGGGGAGGGGCCGGGGCGGATCATCTTCGCGGAGATGCTGCCCAACCTCGCGGGCCTCATCATGGCGAACTTCTTTTCCACCGCGCTGTACGCCATCCTCGCCGAGGCGTCGCTCTCCTTTATCGGCGTGGGCGACGTGGGCAAGATCACCTGGGGCACCATGCTGTACTGGGCACAGGCCCGGGGCGCCCTCCTCCAGGGGGCGTGGTGGTGGTTCGCGTGGCCGGGGCTGGGGATCGCTCTGCTCGGGACCGCCTGCGCGCTGCTGAACTTCGGCATCGACGAGATCACCAACCCCAAGGCCAACCACGCGAACAAGGCGACGAAGGTCCTGAGGCGTGGGAAGGGCCCGAAGGTCGCGGCCCCGCCGTCCGCCGACACCCTGCTCTCCATCCGGCACCTCGACGCGGGGTACGTCACCCCTCTCGGGCCGGTGCGGGCCGTGCGCGACGTGAGCCTGGACGTGAAGCGCGGCGAATTTGTCGGCCTCGCGGGTGAGTCGGGCTGCGGCAAGTCCACGCTGGCCTTCGCGGCGACCCGCTTGCTCGACCCACCCGGCGCGGTGTTCGGCGGTGAGGCGGTGCTGGACGGCAAGGACCTCCTCGCGCTGAGTCCCGAGGAATTGCGCCGGGTGCGCTGGAAGGACTATTCCCTCGTCTTCCAGGCCAGCATGAATATCCTCAACCCGGTCATCAAGATTCGGGAGCAGGTCTACGACGCGATGCAGGCGCACGGGGTCAAGGACAAGGGAAAACTGGAGGCGCGGGCCAAGGAACTCTTCCGCCTCGTCGGCATCCGCGAGAGTTACCTCGACGCCTACCCGCACCAGCTCTCGGGCGGGATGAAGCAGCGGGTGGTCATCGCCATCGCGCTCGCCCTGGAGCCGAAACTCGTCGTGATGGACGAGCCGACGACCGCGCTGGACGTGGTGGTGCAGCGGCAGATCTTGCAGGAGATCGACGAGGTGCGCCGGGAACTCGGCATCGCCATCATCTTCATCACCCACGACCTCTCGCTGCTCGTCGAGATGAGCGACCGCATCGCCATCATGTACGCGGGCGAGATCGTGGAGGAGGCGCCCGCCGCCGACATCTACCGCCAGCCCAAGCACCCGTACACCCGGCGGCTGATGACGGCCTTCCCGCCGCTCTCCGGCGAGCGCGAGCGGCGCGAGGGGATTCCCGGGCGCCCGCCGCCGCTGAATCTGGAGCTGACGGGCTGCCCCTTCTACGACCGCTGCCCGTCGCGGATGCCGGGGACCTGCGACGTTCACAAGCCCGCGAGCGTCGAGGTGGAGGCCGGGCACCGGGTCGCGTGCTTCCTGCACTCGCCCGCCGTGAAGGAGACGGGACCACAGGAGGGGGGCCATGCTCTCGCCAGCGACTAG
- a CDS encoding ABC transporter permease, with amino-acid sequence MPYLLRKFGVLLFTLWVAVTLNFILPRLVPGDPIGAMIAKYQGRLDPQAVTALTKAYGLDNQGTLIEQYFQYLGRLLRGDFGRSIGQFPTPVSDIIAQAAPWTIGLIGVTTILSFLLGSAFGLYSAWRRGGRVADALPPVALFLNSMPYFWFALLLLYFLAYRQSIFPLSGNLDPFLTPFSPEWWLSMLRHAVLPALTIIVTSAGGWLITMRNNVMNVMGEDYLAFARAKGLSDGRILNRYILRNALLPSFTAFGIALGFVVGGSILTETVFSYPGLGLYLYQAVVGLDYPLMQAIFLFIALAVLIANFIVDALYAVLDPRVRDGRIT; translated from the coding sequence ATGCCCTACCTCCTGCGCAAGTTCGGCGTCTTGCTGTTCACCCTGTGGGTGGCGGTGACCCTCAACTTCATCCTGCCCCGGCTCGTGCCGGGCGACCCCATCGGCGCGATGATCGCCAAGTACCAGGGCCGCCTCGACCCGCAGGCGGTCACGGCGCTCACGAAGGCTTACGGCCTCGACAACCAGGGCACATTGATCGAGCAGTATTTCCAGTACCTCGGGCGGCTGCTGCGCGGCGACTTCGGGCGCTCCATCGGGCAGTTTCCGACCCCGGTGAGCGACATCATCGCGCAGGCGGCGCCGTGGACCATCGGCCTCATCGGCGTGACGACCATCCTGTCGTTCCTGCTCGGCAGCGCCTTCGGGCTGTATTCCGCGTGGCGGCGCGGGGGCCGGGTGGCCGACGCCCTGCCGCCGGTCGCCCTCTTTCTGAACTCCATGCCGTACTTCTGGTTCGCGCTGCTGCTGCTGTATTTCCTCGCGTACCGGCAGAGCATCTTTCCCCTCAGCGGCAACCTCGACCCCTTCCTGACCCCCTTCAGCCCGGAGTGGTGGTTGTCCATGCTGCGGCACGCCGTGTTGCCCGCGCTGACCATCATCGTCACGTCGGCGGGCGGCTGGCTGATCACCATGCGCAACAACGTCATGAACGTGATGGGGGAGGATTACCTCGCCTTCGCGCGGGCCAAGGGCTTATCCGACGGCCGCATCCTGAACCGCTACATCCTGAGAAACGCGCTGCTGCCCTCCTTCACCGCCTTCGGCATCGCGCTGGGGTTCGTGGTGGGCGGCTCGATCCTCACCGAGACGGTGTTCTCGTACCCCGGCCTGGGGCTGTACCTGTACCAGGCAGTCGTGGGACTCGACTACCCGCTGATGCAGGCGATCTTCCTCTTCATCGCGCTGGCGGTCCTCATCGCCAACTTCATCGTGGACGCGCTGTACGCGGTGCTCGACCCGCGCGTGCGGGACGGGAGGATCACGTGA
- a CDS encoding ABC transporter substrate-binding protein — translation MNPLSRLAAPLALLTAALGASALAQQPKTTFTVVRAAQWGAQNLNPFSPGDQHLQATNSAIYETLFYVNGLNGKVTNVLGTKYAWSPDNKTLTVTTRPGVKWHDGQAFTAADVAFTFNYLKQYPALDLSGLWKNGLAGVKSSGNTVTFTFNRANTPIFFYLALTPIVPQHLWSSVTDPLTYTNAKPVGTGPFTFDAYSQQAVRVLKNPNYWIKGQPYVDAVVWRATNGNDAALLQLLKGEADYGYVGIPDPKGGYAQKGPNFSYWWPTNNSNFLYFNTTKAPFSDPAFRRALATAINTKDVAQKAYSGVLNAAPASAVIPAQQAQWLPASMKGMAPKYDTAAADAALTAAGYKKNAQGVRLGKDGQPLPAFKILVGAGWTDFITMAQVVGDNLKRVGLNTSIDQQTWSSYSGGLQTATYDMGISWGWGNGPSPYYLFYSSFSPELSAAVGKTAPSNLSRYTNPNLTKAIAAFRSTSDPAAQKQAVSTMISTVARDMPWVPLTDRAQFSLYNTSKFTNFPTAQNPYNDGSPDDVPGARLMYLNVKPK, via the coding sequence ATGAACCCACTGTCCCGCCTCGCCGCCCCCCTCGCCCTGCTCACCGCCGCCCTCGGGGCCTCTGCCCTCGCCCAGCAACCGAAGACCACCTTCACGGTCGTGCGCGCCGCGCAGTGGGGCGCGCAGAACCTCAACCCCTTCTCGCCGGGGGACCAGCACCTCCAGGCGACGAACTCGGCGATCTACGAGACGCTGTTTTACGTCAACGGCCTGAACGGCAAGGTCACCAACGTCCTGGGGACGAAGTACGCCTGGAGCCCCGACAACAAGACCCTGACGGTCACGACCCGGCCCGGCGTGAAGTGGCACGACGGCCAGGCGTTCACGGCGGCCGACGTGGCCTTTACCTTCAACTACCTCAAGCAGTACCCGGCGCTCGACCTCAGCGGGCTGTGGAAAAACGGGCTGGCGGGCGTGAAATCGAGCGGCAACACCGTCACCTTCACCTTCAACCGGGCGAACACGCCGATCTTTTTCTACCTGGCGCTGACGCCCATCGTGCCCCAGCACCTGTGGAGCAGCGTCACGGACCCGCTGACCTACACGAACGCCAAGCCGGTCGGCACCGGACCCTTTACCTTCGACGCCTACAGCCAGCAGGCCGTGCGGGTGCTGAAAAATCCCAACTACTGGATCAAGGGCCAGCCCTACGTGGACGCGGTGGTGTGGCGCGCGACGAACGGCAACGACGCCGCGCTGCTGCAACTCCTCAAGGGCGAGGCCGACTATGGCTACGTCGGGATTCCCGACCCCAAGGGGGGTTACGCCCAGAAGGGCCCGAACTTCAGCTACTGGTGGCCGACCAACAACTCCAACTTCCTGTACTTCAACACGACCAAGGCGCCCTTTTCCGACCCCGCCTTCCGCCGCGCCCTGGCGACGGCGATCAACACCAAGGACGTGGCGCAAAAGGCCTACTCGGGCGTGCTGAACGCCGCCCCGGCGAGCGCGGTGATTCCCGCCCAGCAGGCCCAGTGGCTGCCCGCCTCCATGAAGGGCATGGCCCCCAAGTACGACACCGCCGCCGCCGACGCGGCCCTGACCGCCGCCGGGTACAAGAAGAACGCGCAGGGCGTGCGGCTGGGCAAGGACGGCCAGCCCCTCCCGGCCTTCAAGATTCTGGTGGGCGCGGGCTGGACCGACTTCATCACGATGGCGCAGGTCGTGGGCGACAACCTCAAGCGGGTCGGCCTCAACACCAGCATCGACCAGCAGACGTGGAGCAGCTACTCGGGCGGGCTCCAGACCGCGACCTACGACATGGGCATCAGTTGGGGCTGGGGCAACGGCCCTTCGCCGTACTACCTGTTCTACTCGTCGTTCTCGCCCGAACTCAGCGCGGCGGTCGGCAAGACGGCCCCCTCGAACCTGTCGCGCTACACCAACCCGAACCTCACCAAGGCCATCGCCGCCTTCCGCTCCACCAGCGACCCCGCCGCGCAGAAGCAGGCCGTCTCCACCATGATCTCGACCGTGGCGCGGGACATGCCGTGGGTGCCGCTGACCGACCGCGCGCAGTTCTCGCTGTACAACACCAGCAAGTTCACGAACTTCCCGACCGCGCAAAACCCCTACAACGACGGCAGCCCCGACGACGTGCCCGGCGCGCGCCTGATGTACCTCAACGTCAAGCCCAAGTGA